One Desulfuromonas thiophila genomic window carries:
- a CDS encoding PilN domain-containing protein, whose product MIRINLLPVKAAQKKEQARNQIIVAGAFLLVTCGVCYFLYDNLQGQIAQLDATISRTRTEIKNLEKKIGEVNKYKKLQEDLQNKLNVLADLKESKSGPVHLMDELIEALPDKLWVNQLVQKGDSISLAGVGLTEDDVATFMTRLEASPYYRSVELKVTKQKVQDGLRLQNFELSCRMEQPKKLSAGK is encoded by the coding sequence ATGATTCGTATCAACCTTCTGCCGGTCAAGGCTGCCCAGAAAAAGGAACAAGCACGCAATCAGATAATTGTTGCAGGAGCTTTTCTGCTTGTTACCTGCGGTGTCTGTTATTTTCTGTACGACAATCTTCAGGGTCAGATTGCTCAACTTGACGCGACCATCAGTCGCACCCGCACTGAGATTAAAAATCTCGAAAAGAAGATTGGCGAGGTTAACAAGTATAAAAAATTGCAGGAGGATTTGCAGAATAAGCTTAATGTTCTGGCTGATCTGAAGGAATCGAAGTCGGGCCCGGTGCACCTTATGGATGAGTTGATCGAAGCTCTCCCTGATAAACTTTGGGTGAATCAGTTGGTTCAGAAAGGTGATAGCATCAGTCTGGCCGGCGTTGGTCTGACCGAAGATGACGTGGCCACGTTCATGACCCGTCTGGAGGCTTCACCCTACTACCGGAGCGTCGAATTGAAGGTCACTAAGCAGAAGGTGCAGGACGGGCTGCGGCTGCAGAATTTCGAGCTTTCGTGTCGTATGGAACAGCCGAAAAAGCTTTCAGCCGGGAAATAG
- the pilM gene encoding type IV pilus assembly protein PilM has product MFGAKKDVIGIDIGASAVKLVRLHTARSGYLLKNLDREPLPPEAVVDSSIMDSRAVVQAVRDIVARNGIKTTDVVTSVSGHSVIIRKISLPLMTEDELENSIQWEAEQYIPFEMADVYLDYHILGPDPNDQGLMEVVLVAAKREFVDEYVSVIRESGLNPIIMDVDCFAIENIFCALYPDEAADTVALIDVGASGAQVSVLKGGVAVFTREIQIGGDHYNEELQKRFGLSSDDAEALKLRGAFEGVDADQAQAALDRVSTTLVQEIRRSLDFFSATFADERVVRVYVTGGVVQTQGLLSALQEGLGVEVAILDPFSRMTIHESEFDLTYVKSVAPFFAVAAGLATRRAGDKS; this is encoded by the coding sequence ATGTTTGGAGCCAAAAAAGACGTTATCGGTATCGATATCGGTGCCAGTGCAGTCAAACTGGTGCGCTTGCATACAGCCCGGTCGGGCTATCTGCTCAAGAACCTTGATCGTGAACCTCTGCCGCCTGAAGCGGTGGTCGATAGTTCGATCATGGATTCGCGTGCGGTAGTGCAGGCGGTACGAGATATCGTGGCACGCAACGGCATCAAAACGACCGATGTGGTCACGTCGGTGTCCGGTCATTCGGTTATCATCCGGAAGATTTCTCTCCCTTTGATGACTGAGGATGAGCTGGAAAATTCGATCCAGTGGGAAGCGGAGCAATACATTCCCTTTGAGATGGCCGATGTATATCTTGATTACCATATCCTTGGGCCGGATCCGAATGACCAGGGCTTGATGGAGGTTGTTCTGGTGGCGGCAAAGCGTGAATTTGTCGATGAATATGTCAGTGTTATTCGTGAAAGCGGTCTCAATCCTATAATTATGGATGTGGACTGTTTTGCTATAGAGAACATTTTTTGTGCACTTTATCCGGATGAAGCGGCAGATACGGTGGCTCTTATTGACGTTGGTGCCAGTGGTGCTCAAGTTAGTGTTCTCAAGGGGGGCGTTGCGGTTTTTACCCGTGAAATTCAGATCGGTGGGGACCACTACAATGAAGAGTTGCAGAAGCGTTTTGGCCTGAGTTCTGACGACGCTGAAGCGCTCAAATTGCGAGGCGCTTTTGAAGGCGTTGATGCCGACCAGGCCCAGGCCGCTCTGGACCGGGTGTCCACTACCTTAGTGCAGGAAATTCGGCGTTCACTGGATTTCTTTTCGGCCACTTTTGCTGACGAGCGGGTGGTGCGGGTCTATGTAACAGGTGGCGTTGTGCAGACGCAGGGGCTGCTGTCAGCCCTACAGGAGGGGTTGGGGGTGGAAGTGGCCATTCTCGATCCTTTTAGTCGTATGACCATTCATGAATCAGAATTCGATCTGACCTATGTCAAATCCGTAGCTCCCTTTTTTGCCGTGGCTGCCGGCCTGGCCACGCGCAGGGCAGGAGATAAATCATGA
- a CDS encoding prepilin peptidase, producing MLVLPGGWGLWVFTVGAVIGSFLNVCIYRLPLGRSVVRPASHCPHCQTPLRWYHNIPLLSFVFLRGRCAFCHAPLSWRYPLVELTNALLYLAVFALFGWQPATLVYGLFVSSLLVVSLIDLDHQIIPDRISLPGVLVGFLASLAIPWLSWQASLVGILLGGGSLYLVAAGYSLLTGKEGMGGGDIKLLAMIGAFLGWRAVFPVIFFSSLLGTLVGIPLMLLRRQDSRLAIPFGPFLSLAAIIYLFYGQQLLDWYLGLLVI from the coding sequence ATGCTTGTTCTTCCGGGAGGTTGGGGACTTTGGGTTTTTACTGTGGGAGCGGTAATTGGTTCATTTCTGAATGTCTGCATCTATCGTCTGCCTTTAGGGCGTTCGGTGGTGCGACCGGCATCCCATTGCCCCCACTGCCAAACCCCTTTGCGGTGGTACCATAACATTCCGCTGCTGTCCTTTGTGTTTCTACGGGGACGCTGCGCCTTTTGCCATGCGCCGCTGTCCTGGCGTTATCCTTTGGTCGAACTGACCAACGCACTGTTGTATCTGGCGGTTTTCGCTCTTTTTGGTTGGCAACCGGCGACCCTGGTTTACGGACTGTTTGTTTCCAGCCTGCTTGTGGTGTCACTGATTGATCTTGATCACCAGATTATCCCTGATCGAATCAGTCTGCCGGGAGTCTTGGTAGGGTTTCTGGCATCGTTGGCCATCCCCTGGCTGTCCTGGCAGGCCTCTTTGGTGGGGATTCTGCTAGGTGGGGGCAGTCTTTATCTGGTTGCGGCAGGGTACAGTCTGCTGACTGGCAAGGAAGGCATGGGGGGGGGCGATATCAAGTTGCTGGCGATGATTGGTGCGTTCCTAGGCTGGCGAGCGGTATTTCCGGTTATTTTTTTCAGCTCGTTACTGGGGACCCTGGTCGGAATACCCCTGATGCTGCTCCGGCGGCAGGATAGTCGGCTGGCGATCCCCTTTGGTCCTTTTTTGTCACTGGCCGCGATCATTTATCTCTTCTATGGTCAGCAGCTCCTCGACTGGTACCTGGGGCTGCTGGTGATCTGA
- a CDS encoding TlpA disulfide reductase family protein, whose amino-acid sequence MKRLFLALLLILLVGAGWLWWQAPSLPTAERLMEAKTLQPAPDFSLSDLHGRQVRLTDLKGQVVLVNFWASWCPPCRQEMPSMEELYRQLHGEGVELLAINVEENAAVAAAAFLRQHPHSFPVLLDPQADAQKAYNVSRFPETFIVDRDGQIVERVVGAIDWADPRVIDFLRQL is encoded by the coding sequence ATGAAGCGACTTTTTCTCGCTCTTCTGCTGATCTTGCTGGTGGGTGCTGGCTGGTTGTGGTGGCAGGCACCCTCACTGCCGACGGCAGAGCGCTTGATGGAAGCGAAGACTTTGCAACCCGCACCGGATTTCAGTTTGTCGGATCTGCACGGTCGCCAGGTGCGCCTGACGGATCTGAAGGGGCAGGTGGTGCTGGTTAATTTCTGGGCCAGCTGGTGTCCGCCGTGCAGGCAGGAAATGCCCTCGATGGAGGAACTCTATCGACAGCTACATGGTGAGGGGGTTGAGCTGTTGGCGATCAATGTTGAAGAAAATGCGGCTGTCGCGGCGGCGGCTTTTTTGCGGCAGCATCCACACAGCTTTCCCGTCTTGCTCGATCCTCAGGCTGATGCGCAGAAAGCCTACAATGTCTCGCGCTTTCCCGAGACCTTTATTGTTGATCGGGATGGACAGATCGTCGAACGGGTGGTTGGTGCGATCGATTGGGCTGATCCCCGGGTGATAGACTTTTTACGCCAGCTTTAG
- a CDS encoding 50S ribosomal protein L11 methyltransferase → MGRLFTPFCVGDCFEIIPPQDQAQQPQRTTLVMAEGAFGSGEHETTASCLEIIPELPLQNADILDLGCGTGILAIAALKRGARQALCVDIEPAAINSCRINARLNQVESRISVLCGELHQLEAQLHPCDLIFANIYGDILLTVAETLVQYTKPGGLLLLSGILYEYNFDVRECYQRLGCQLLKNRLLMEFSTLLLRRLPD, encoded by the coding sequence ATGGGTCGTCTGTTTACCCCGTTTTGCGTTGGGGACTGCTTTGAAATCATCCCTCCCCAAGACCAAGCCCAGCAACCGCAGCGCACCACCTTGGTGATGGCCGAAGGCGCTTTCGGCTCCGGAGAGCATGAAACAACCGCCAGTTGTCTCGAAATCATTCCCGAGTTGCCTTTGCAGAATGCCGACATTCTCGATCTGGGCTGCGGCACCGGCATTCTGGCCATAGCGGCCCTCAAACGCGGCGCTCGACAAGCCCTATGTGTCGATATCGAGCCAGCCGCCATAAACAGCTGCCGCATTAATGCCCGGCTCAATCAGGTGGAATCGCGAATCAGCGTCCTGTGCGGTGAATTACATCAGCTCGAAGCGCAGCTGCACCCCTGTGATCTGATATTCGCCAACATCTATGGCGACATCCTTCTAACTGTGGCGGAAACCCTTGTTCAATACACCAAGCCAGGTGGGCTGCTTCTGCTATCGGGCATTCTCTACGAATACAACTTCGATGTCCGTGAATGCTACCAGCGGCTGGGATGTCAGTTACTAAAAAACCGTTTGCTCATGGAATTCAGCACCCTACTGCTACGGCGCCTGCCCGACTAA
- a CDS encoding sigma-54-dependent transcriptional regulator gives MPAETNLQRQAPHLLVVDDEVSLREFLCLMLEGEGYQVDSAADGAQALQRLEQQAYDLVLTDLRMPGTDGLELLRQVQRLRTDTLVVLMTAYATAEQAVEAMKQGAYDYLIKPFKNDELRLVIRKALGHQALRLENLRLRQVLDQRHRFDQLVGKSPAMCQLYQLIERVAPTSASVLITGESGTGKELVARAIHEHSPRAPGSFVAVNCGAIPEQLLETELFGHEKGAFTGAVHKKNGLFDQASGGTLFLDEVAELPPHMQVKLLRALQERRIRPVGAADEHAVDVRVVAATNQDVASRVEQGSFRQDLFYRLNVVHLQLPPLRQRPEDIPLLVEALCQKLAPQRKIAVAPELMRHLLDYDWPGNVRELENVLERCLILDSAEVLGVQCLPPDLCGRSQSPPLVRLPPEGLQLEDYLQQVERQLLDQALQRCQGVRSRAARLLGLSFRSLRYRLQKLGL, from the coding sequence ATGCCGGCTGAAACCAATTTGCAGCGGCAAGCCCCCCATTTGCTGGTGGTGGATGATGAAGTCAGTCTGCGTGAATTCCTTTGCCTGATGCTCGAAGGAGAGGGCTACCAAGTCGATAGTGCGGCCGATGGTGCGCAGGCTCTGCAACGGCTTGAACAGCAGGCGTACGATCTGGTGCTGACCGATCTGCGTATGCCGGGGACGGATGGTCTGGAACTGTTGCGCCAGGTGCAGCGGTTGCGTACCGATACCCTGGTGGTGTTGATGACGGCCTATGCCACTGCGGAACAGGCGGTGGAGGCCATGAAGCAGGGTGCCTACGACTACCTGATCAAACCCTTTAAGAACGATGAACTGCGCTTGGTGATTCGTAAGGCACTTGGCCACCAAGCCCTGCGTCTGGAAAACCTGCGTTTGCGCCAGGTATTGGATCAGCGTCACCGGTTTGATCAGCTGGTGGGGAAAAGTCCGGCCATGTGTCAACTGTATCAGCTGATTGAAAGGGTGGCGCCGACCAGTGCCAGTGTGTTGATTACCGGTGAATCCGGTACAGGCAAGGAACTGGTGGCGCGGGCGATTCATGAACACAGCCCGCGTGCCCCTGGTTCCTTTGTCGCTGTCAATTGCGGCGCCATTCCGGAACAGCTGCTCGAAACAGAGCTGTTTGGGCACGAAAAGGGGGCTTTCACCGGAGCGGTACACAAAAAAAATGGCCTGTTTGATCAGGCCAGCGGCGGTACTCTCTTTCTTGATGAAGTCGCAGAGCTGCCACCGCATATGCAAGTGAAGCTGTTGCGGGCGCTGCAGGAGCGGCGGATTCGCCCGGTTGGGGCGGCAGACGAGCATGCCGTCGATGTCCGGGTGGTGGCGGCGACCAACCAGGACGTGGCCAGCCGGGTGGAGCAAGGCAGTTTTCGGCAGGATCTGTTTTATCGTCTGAACGTGGTGCATCTGCAATTGCCACCACTGCGTCAGCGGCCGGAGGACATTCCGCTTTTAGTCGAGGCTTTGTGCCAGAAGCTGGCACCACAGCGCAAGATCGCTGTCGCACCGGAATTGATGCGCCATCTGCTGGATTACGACTGGCCCGGCAATGTTCGTGAACTGGAAAATGTGCTTGAGCGCTGTCTGATTCTCGACAGTGCCGAGGTGCTGGGGGTACAGTGCTTGCCGCCTGACCTTTGTGGCCGGAGTCAGAGCCCACCTTTGGTGCGCTTGCCGCCCGAGGGGCTGCAACTGGAAGACTATCTGCAACAGGTGGAACGGCAATTGCTTGATCAGGCGTTGCAGCGCTGTCAAGGTGTGCGCAGCCGAGCTGCCCGGCTGTTGGGATTGAGCTTCCGCTCTTTGCGGTATCGTCTGCAGAAGTTGGGTCTTTAG
- a CDS encoding two-component system sensor histidine kinase NtrB translates to MLWFVLARFFVASLFLGAAVVFGSAGGAAQGLLAIIPLLILLSLTLLQICSALFWLLRFGFSPRFVQVQLVWDLLLCAAIVYVTGGLQSQFAFLFIFVLLGSAFVSRPAEVMATLLASLLLYGGLVLLQYGGYLPLPGEMPVPREMLGALLVNLCAFALAGALSVLLAVRLRQQARQLHRQQIEHADLERFNEQILRHMTSGLIVVDCQGRIRSCNSAAAAIRGLAPEQLVGHPLNEVFVLPWPFSHLPLERAELEFVHPDGHPRIIGYGVTAFEQEQQHHVLLTFQDLTRVKELERHLQRRERLAAVGALAAGLAHEIRNPLASLSGSAQLLQEQSPDAGQQRLLAILVRESERLNRLLNDFLSFARPRPPELRLLDLAGLLSELCEQLACVPEFTGLRIELDLPDQWQMMLDEQQLRQAVWNLLLNAAQFSPPGGRIFCVARPLQRCFWIEDEGPGITEADRERIFEPFYTTRNQGTGLGLSIAHGLLAAQQARLELVIAQGRGACFRVTFSEADRLNGVGGVYAG, encoded by the coding sequence ATGCTGTGGTTTGTGTTGGCGCGTTTTTTTGTTGCATCCCTGTTTCTTGGCGCTGCGGTGGTGTTCGGCTCGGCTGGCGGTGCTGCCCAAGGGCTGCTGGCCATCATTCCGCTGCTGATCCTGCTGTCACTGACATTGTTGCAGATCTGCTCGGCACTGTTCTGGCTGCTGCGCTTTGGTTTTTCGCCGAGGTTTGTCCAGGTACAACTGGTGTGGGATTTGCTGCTGTGCGCCGCCATCGTCTATGTAACTGGCGGTTTGCAGAGCCAGTTTGCCTTTTTGTTCATTTTCGTGTTGCTGGGCAGCGCCTTTGTTTCCCGACCTGCCGAGGTGATGGCGACGCTGTTGGCCAGTCTGCTGCTTTATGGTGGACTGGTGCTGCTGCAGTATGGCGGTTATCTTCCTTTGCCGGGTGAGATGCCAGTCCCGCGCGAGATGCTTGGCGCGCTATTGGTCAATTTGTGCGCCTTTGCCTTGGCCGGAGCGCTGAGTGTGTTGCTGGCAGTGCGTTTGCGCCAGCAGGCGCGCCAGTTGCATCGCCAACAGATAGAACATGCTGATCTGGAACGGTTTAACGAGCAGATTCTTCGGCATATGACCAGTGGTCTGATCGTTGTTGATTGTCAGGGGCGGATACGGTCCTGTAACTCTGCTGCTGCCGCAATCCGTGGACTGGCACCGGAACAATTGGTTGGTCATCCGCTGAACGAGGTTTTCGTCTTGCCCTGGCCTTTTAGCCATCTGCCACTGGAACGCGCCGAACTGGAGTTTGTTCATCCGGATGGTCATCCTCGCATCATTGGTTACGGCGTGACGGCCTTCGAGCAGGAACAGCAGCACCATGTGCTGCTGACATTTCAGGATCTGACCCGGGTAAAAGAACTTGAGCGTCATTTGCAGCGTCGTGAGCGTCTGGCGGCGGTAGGAGCCTTGGCCGCCGGTCTGGCTCACGAAATTCGCAATCCGCTGGCTTCTCTTAGTGGCAGTGCCCAACTGCTGCAGGAGCAGAGTCCTGATGCCGGGCAGCAACGATTACTCGCCATTCTGGTGCGGGAAAGTGAGCGTCTCAATCGACTGCTCAATGATTTTCTGTCATTTGCCCGGCCCCGGCCGCCGGAATTGCGGCTGCTGGACCTGGCGGGTCTGTTGAGTGAGCTCTGCGAGCAACTGGCCTGTGTTCCCGAGTTTACTGGCCTGCGGATTGAACTCGATTTGCCCGACCAGTGGCAGATGATGCTCGATGAGCAGCAGTTGCGTCAGGCGGTCTGGAATCTGCTGCTGAATGCTGCCCAGTTCAGTCCGCCTGGAGGGCGGATTTTTTGTGTTGCCCGGCCGCTGCAGCGCTGTTTCTGGATTGAAGATGAAGGCCCCGGAATCACTGAAGCCGATCGGGAACGGATTTTCGAGCCTTTTTATACCACGCGCAATCAGGGCACAGGACTGGGCCTTTCTATCGCTCATGGTTTGTTGGCCGCCCAACAGGCCCGGCTTGAACTGGTCATTGCTCAGGGTCGGGGGGCCTGTTTCCGGGTAACCTTCAGTGAGGCGGACAGGCTGAATGGTGTCGGAGGGGTGTATGCCGGCTGA
- a CDS encoding type II secretion system F family protein yields MAKFSWEGTTRSGQKQKGEMEAPNEAAVQAQLRRQGILARKIRQRGKGMDVEIRIPGFEQRVSTKDLVVFTRQFATMIDAGLPLVQCLDILSGQQDNKTFKTVLLQVKSDVESGSTFADALRKHPKAFDELFVNLVAAGEVGGILDTILNRLAAYLEKAMKLKKQVKSAMTYPATIVSIAVIVIGVILVFVIPAFEKMFADFGGALPAPTQIVINMSNFIQDYILFIVGFFILLVFSFKKTYATRKGRLVMDRLALRLPVFGILIRKVSVAKFTRTLGTMVSSGVPILDGLDITSKTAGNKIIENAIIEVRKSISEGNTIADPLTKSGVFPPMVCQMIAVGEQSGSIDTMLNKIADFYDDEVDDAVANLTAMMEPLLMLFLGTTVGGLVIAMYLPIFKLAGTVGG; encoded by the coding sequence ATGGCAAAGTTTTCCTGGGAAGGTACTACCCGCAGCGGTCAGAAGCAAAAGGGCGAAATGGAAGCGCCGAACGAGGCGGCGGTTCAGGCGCAGCTGCGGCGGCAGGGGATACTGGCCCGTAAAATCCGCCAGCGTGGCAAGGGGATGGATGTGGAAATCCGGATTCCCGGCTTCGAGCAGCGGGTTTCCACCAAGGATCTGGTGGTTTTCACCCGCCAGTTCGCCACCATGATCGATGCCGGTCTGCCTTTGGTGCAATGTCTCGATATCCTTTCCGGTCAGCAGGATAATAAAACCTTCAAAACGGTGCTGCTGCAGGTTAAGAGTGATGTCGAATCCGGTTCCACCTTTGCTGATGCCTTGCGCAAGCATCCCAAGGCCTTTGACGAGCTGTTTGTCAACCTGGTGGCTGCCGGTGAGGTGGGGGGTATTCTTGATACCATTCTCAACCGTCTGGCTGCCTATCTTGAAAAGGCCATGAAACTTAAGAAACAGGTCAAAAGCGCCATGACCTATCCGGCAACCATTGTTTCCATTGCTGTTATCGTCATTGGTGTGATTCTGGTCTTTGTCATTCCGGCTTTTGAAAAAATGTTTGCCGACTTTGGCGGGGCTCTGCCGGCACCGACCCAGATCGTCATTAATATGAGCAACTTCATTCAGGACTACATCCTGTTTATCGTCGGTTTTTTTATTCTGCTGGTATTTTCTTTCAAAAAAACCTATGCCACCCGGAAGGGGCGTCTGGTGATGGATCGACTGGCTCTGCGCCTGCCGGTGTTCGGTATACTGATTCGCAAGGTATCGGTGGCGAAGTTCACCCGCACCCTGGGAACCATGGTGTCGAGTGGTGTGCCTATTCTTGACGGTCTGGATATTACCTCCAAGACGGCTGGCAACAAGATCATCGAAAACGCCATCATCGAAGTGCGTAAGAGCATCAGTGAGGGCAATACGATTGCTGATCCCTTGACCAAATCTGGGGTGTTTCCGCCCATGGTCTGTCAGATGATCGCCGTTGGTGAACAGTCCGGTTCCATTGATACCATGCTCAACAAGATCGCCGATTTCTATGATGATGAGGTGGATGACGCGGTGGCGAATCTGACGGCCATGATGGAACCCCTGCTGATGCTGTTCCTGGGAACGACTGTTGGTGGCCTGGTAATTGCCATGTATCTGCCGATATTTAAACTGGCGGGAACCGTTGGCGGGTAG
- a CDS encoding type IV pilus twitching motility protein PilT, protein MASIHEFLKFMVDSGASDLHVTTGIPPQIRIDGAMRPLNHPPLMPTDTKNLCYSILTDAQKRKLEEENELDLSFGVKGLARFRGNIFVQRGAIAGVFRRIPYEFLSFEQLGLPPVVERISHRPRGLVLVTGPTGSGKTTTLASMIDAINRERHEHIVTIEDPIEYIHPHKNCVVNQREVGSDTVSFKRALKSILRQDPDVVLLGELRDLETIEAALTIAETGHLCFATLHTNGCVQTINRIVDVFPTNQQAQVRTQLSFVLEGVLSQTLIPRASGKGRVLALEVMVPNVAIRALIRDDKVHQLYSQMQMGQEKYGMQTMNQSLFSLFHKKLISLDDAMARSPEPDELRQMIANPATAVKMTPSGPRA, encoded by the coding sequence ATGGCCAGTATTCATGAGTTTCTCAAGTTCATGGTTGATTCCGGGGCCTCCGATCTGCATGTCACCACAGGGATCCCGCCGCAGATTCGTATTGATGGGGCGATGCGCCCGCTCAACCACCCGCCTCTGATGCCCACTGATACCAAAAATCTGTGTTACAGCATCCTGACGGATGCCCAGAAGCGTAAACTGGAAGAGGAAAACGAACTCGATCTGTCCTTTGGTGTTAAAGGCTTGGCCCGCTTTCGTGGCAATATTTTTGTGCAACGAGGGGCCATCGCTGGCGTGTTCCGTCGTATTCCCTATGAGTTCCTCAGTTTCGAGCAGCTGGGTCTGCCGCCGGTTGTTGAACGCATCTCGCATCGGCCACGAGGACTGGTGCTGGTGACCGGGCCGACGGGCAGCGGTAAGACCACAACCTTGGCCTCTATGATTGATGCCATCAACCGTGAACGGCACGAACATATTGTCACCATCGAAGATCCTATTGAGTACATTCATCCGCACAAGAATTGTGTCGTCAACCAGCGCGAGGTTGGTAGTGATACGGTCTCGTTTAAGCGGGCGCTCAAATCGATTCTGCGGCAGGACCCCGATGTGGTGCTGTTGGGGGAGCTGCGTGATCTTGAAACCATCGAGGCAGCCCTGACCATTGCCGAAACCGGTCATCTGTGTTTCGCCACTCTGCATACCAACGGCTGCGTGCAGACCATTAACCGTATTGTCGATGTTTTCCCGACCAATCAACAGGCCCAGGTTCGCACCCAATTGTCTTTCGTTCTTGAAGGTGTCCTGTCTCAGACTCTGATTCCGCGGGCTTCCGGCAAGGGCCGCGTCCTGGCGCTCGAGGTCATGGTCCCCAATGTGGCTATCCGGGCACTGATTCGTGACGACAAGGTTCATCAGCTTTATTCACAGATGCAGATGGGGCAGGAAAAATATGGCATGCAGACGATGAATCAGTCGTTGTTCAGTCTGTTTCACAAGAAGCTAATCAGCCTTGACGATGCGATGGCCCGTTCACCGGAACCCGATGAACTCAGGCAGATGATTGCGAATCCGGCGACGGCGGTCAAGATGACACCGTCGGGGCCGCGGGCGTGA
- the pilB gene encoding type IV-A pilus assembly ATPase PilB — MATNRLGDLLIRNKLLTAEQVDKAIAEQKLHKERFVATLVRLKYISEEDLAAFLSRQYGAPSINLEEFEVDSGVVRLISAEVVQKYHAVPINRAGSTLIVAMSDPSNIFAIDDIKFMTGHNVEVVVATDSAIKKAIDKYYDQSATLADVMGNLEDIALEVVDEHDDVDINALQMATEEAPVVKLVNLILTDAIKKGASDIHIEPYETLFRVRYRIDGVLYEVMKPPIKLKNAITSRLKILAEMDIAERRLPQDGRIKIKLPGGKDMDYRVNCLPTLFGEKVCLRLLDKSNLQLDMTKLGYEEDALKWFKQEISKPFGMVLVTGPTGSGKTVSLYSALSELNKTTENISTAEDPVEFNFAGINQVQMHEEIGLNFASALRAFLRQDPDIIMIGEIRDFETAEIAVKAALTGHLVLSTLHTNDAPSTINRLLNMGIEPFLVASAVNLVTAQRLGRRLCSQCKEPEQISKQALLDAGVSPDEVDDFVCYRGRGCSNCNDSGYRGRVGIYQVMPMFDEIREMVLAGANTAEIKRESMRLGVRTMRQSALRKLKEGVTSFEEVLRCTVADD, encoded by the coding sequence ATGGCGACGAATCGTTTGGGCGATCTGCTGATTCGTAACAAACTGCTGACGGCGGAGCAGGTCGACAAGGCCATCGCCGAACAGAAGCTGCACAAGGAGCGCTTTGTCGCCACGCTGGTGCGGCTCAAGTACATCAGCGAGGAGGATCTGGCGGCTTTCCTGTCGCGTCAGTACGGTGCCCCGTCGATCAATCTTGAGGAATTCGAGGTCGATTCGGGTGTCGTGCGGTTGATCAGCGCCGAAGTGGTGCAGAAATACCATGCGGTACCCATCAACCGGGCCGGATCCACCCTGATCGTTGCCATGAGCGATCCGTCGAATATTTTTGCCATCGACGACATCAAATTCATGACCGGTCACAATGTCGAGGTGGTGGTGGCGACGGATTCAGCCATCAAAAAGGCGATTGACAAGTATTACGACCAGTCTGCCACCCTGGCCGATGTGATGGGCAACCTGGAGGATATTGCCCTGGAGGTGGTCGACGAGCATGACGATGTCGACATCAATGCCCTGCAGATGGCCACCGAGGAAGCGCCGGTAGTCAAGCTGGTTAACCTGATCCTGACCGATGCCATCAAGAAGGGGGCCTCGGATATTCACATCGAGCCCTATGAAACGCTCTTTCGCGTGCGCTATCGCATTGACGGCGTGCTTTATGAGGTGATGAAGCCACCCATCAAGCTCAAGAATGCTATTACCTCACGCCTGAAGATTCTGGCGGAGATGGATATTGCCGAACGGCGTCTGCCGCAGGACGGCCGCATCAAGATCAAGCTGCCCGGCGGCAAGGATATGGATTATCGTGTCAACTGCCTGCCGACCCTATTTGGTGAAAAGGTCTGTTTGCGGCTGCTGGATAAATCGAACCTGCAATTGGACATGACCAAACTGGGCTATGAAGAGGATGCCCTGAAATGGTTCAAGCAGGAGATCAGCAAACCCTTCGGGATGGTTCTGGTCACCGGCCCCACGGGCAGTGGCAAGACGGTTTCTCTTTATTCGGCCTTAAGTGAGCTCAACAAGACCACCGAGAATATTTCGACGGCGGAGGATCCGGTGGAGTTTAACTTCGCCGGCATCAACCAGGTGCAGATGCACGAGGAGATCGGCCTGAATTTCGCCAGCGCCCTGCGGGCCTTTCTGCGGCAGGATCCGGATATCATCATGATCGGCGAGATTCGTGATTTCGAGACGGCTGAAATCGCAGTCAAGGCGGCCCTGACCGGTCACTTGGTGCTTTCGACCCTGCACACCAATGATGCGCCATCCACCATCAATCGTTTGCTTAATATGGGCATCGAGCCTTTTCTGGTGGCCTCGGCGGTTAATCTGGTTACCGCCCAACGGCTGGGCCGGCGCCTGTGCAGTCAGTGCAAGGAGCCGGAACAGATTTCCAAACAGGCGTTGCTCGATGCCGGGGTGTCGCCCGATGAGGTGGATGATTTTGTTTGCTATCGCGGTCGTGGCTGCAGCAACTGTAACGACAGCGGTTACCGAGGCCGGGTTGGCATCTATCAGGTGATGCCGATGTTCGATGAGATTCGCGAAATGGTGTTGGCGGGGGCCAATACGGCGGAAATCAAGCGCGAATCCATGCGGCTGGGGGTCCGCACCATGCGTCAGTCAGCGCTGCGCAAACTCAAGGAGGGGGTTACCTCGTTCGAAGAGGTCCTGCGCTGTACGGTGGCTGACGACTGA